In the Kribbella sp. NBC_00482 genome, one interval contains:
- a CDS encoding TetR/AcrR family transcriptional regulator — translation MREPSVRRYSGRSVEEWKAARRERLLAAALELFGTEGYPATSVERLCTQAKVSTRHFYHEFQNKEAVLLAVHAQVIELAVRTTGDALRRTADRPVRERITAAVDSYLRTIMADLRRARISFVEVVGTSPAVEEQRIAFRELLISNVQALGDSAVERGEIKGKDFRFLALAFFGAVNTVVYDWMLADPRPPEQNVQQSLRDLAVQLITA, via the coding sequence CGTTATTCCGGGCGGTCAGTCGAGGAGTGGAAGGCCGCGCGGCGGGAACGGCTACTGGCTGCTGCGCTCGAGCTCTTCGGGACCGAAGGATATCCGGCGACATCCGTGGAACGCCTGTGTACACAGGCGAAAGTGTCCACGCGGCACTTCTACCACGAGTTCCAGAACAAGGAAGCGGTGCTCCTCGCGGTGCACGCGCAGGTGATCGAGCTGGCGGTCCGGACCACCGGGGACGCGCTCCGCCGGACGGCCGACCGTCCGGTCCGGGAGCGGATCACCGCGGCCGTCGACTCGTACCTGCGCACCATCATGGCCGACCTCCGGCGGGCCCGGATCTCGTTCGTCGAGGTGGTCGGCACCAGTCCGGCGGTCGAGGAGCAGCGGATCGCGTTCCGGGAGCTGCTGATCAGCAACGTGCAGGCCCTCGGTGACTCCGCGGTCGAGCGCGGGGAGATCAAGGGCAAGGACTTCCGGTTCCTCGCGCTGGCGTTCTTCGGCGCGGTGAACACCGTCGTCTACGACTGGATGCTCGCCGACCCCCGGCCGCCGGAGCAGAACGTCCAGCAGTCCCTCCGCGACCTGGCGGTCCAGCTGATCACGGCCTAG
- a CDS encoding MFS transporter, producing the protein MTELLFPLGGRRAWAVWATAVLTYLVTVLHRGSMSVAGLQAAERFDISASALASFTVVQLTVYAAMQVPVGVLLDRYGSKRLLITASGLLFVAQSAFSLVDSYPAALAARAVLGVGDALVFISVLRVVMSWFPALRQPVMSQATGMLGGLGAIMSTVPMAAAFHAFGWTTTFASASVLSLLAGVLVLFLIKDSPYDEPLRRAKQPLHEVKKNLRRAWQEPGTRLGLWTHFTTSFSGSTFGLLWGYPFLVQGQGLAPTTAAAMLIIPVLAGLCYGPLVGRYAARFPFYRSWIVLAVIAGTVVMWTVVLLWPGRAPLPVLLALIVVQAAGGPGSMLGLDYARTFNPTTRFGAANGMVNTGGFIATLICIGMVGVLLDASSGGAPQAIDDFKFALAFQYVLWAIGTRQILKYRRKARGHLARYNPEAYQALLANEIVPLKG; encoded by the coding sequence GTGACCGAACTCCTCTTCCCCCTGGGCGGTCGGCGAGCCTGGGCGGTGTGGGCCACTGCTGTCCTGACGTACCTCGTGACCGTGCTGCACCGCGGCTCGATGAGCGTGGCGGGCCTCCAGGCCGCAGAGCGCTTCGACATCTCCGCATCCGCTCTAGCGAGCTTCACCGTCGTACAGCTCACGGTGTACGCCGCCATGCAGGTCCCCGTCGGCGTACTACTCGACAGGTACGGCTCCAAGCGCCTACTGATCACCGCGTCCGGCCTGCTGTTCGTAGCGCAGTCGGCGTTCAGCCTGGTCGATTCGTACCCCGCCGCGCTCGCCGCACGCGCCGTACTGGGTGTTGGCGACGCACTGGTCTTCATCAGCGTGCTGCGCGTGGTCATGTCCTGGTTCCCCGCGCTACGTCAGCCCGTGATGTCGCAGGCGACCGGAATGCTCGGTGGGCTCGGAGCGATCATGTCGACCGTGCCGATGGCCGCTGCCTTCCACGCCTTCGGTTGGACGACGACGTTCGCCAGTGCGAGCGTGCTGAGCCTCCTGGCCGGTGTACTCGTGCTGTTCCTCATCAAGGACTCGCCGTACGACGAACCGCTCCGCCGGGCCAAGCAGCCGCTGCACGAGGTCAAGAAGAACCTGCGCCGCGCCTGGCAGGAGCCGGGTACGCGGCTCGGTCTGTGGACGCACTTCACCACCAGCTTCTCCGGCAGCACGTTCGGCCTGCTCTGGGGCTACCCGTTCCTCGTGCAGGGACAGGGACTCGCTCCGACGACCGCTGCGGCCATGCTGATCATTCCGGTGCTGGCCGGCCTCTGCTACGGCCCGCTGGTCGGGCGGTACGCCGCCAGGTTCCCGTTCTACCGGTCGTGGATCGTGCTGGCGGTGATCGCGGGCACGGTCGTGATGTGGACCGTCGTACTGCTCTGGCCGGGTCGTGCGCCGCTGCCGGTGCTCCTGGCGCTCATCGTCGTACAGGCGGCCGGCGGACCGGGCTCGATGCTCGGGCTGGACTATGCGCGGACGTTCAACCCCACGACGCGGTTCGGTGCGGCCAACGGGATGGTCAACACCGGAGGGTTCATCGCCACCCTGATCTGCATCGGCATGGTCGGCGTACTGCTCGACGCGTCGTCAGGTGGTGCACCGCAGGCGATCGACGACTTCAAGTTCGCCCTGGCGTTCCAGTACGTGCTGTGGGCGATCGGCACCCGGCAGATCCTCAAGTACCGGCGGAAGGCCCGCGGCCACCTGGCGCGGTACAACCCCGAGGCCTACCAGGCCCTGCTCGCCAACGAGATCGTCCCGCTCAAGGGCTAA
- a CDS encoding VOC family protein translates to MTTNWTLTIDCADPALVARFWCTALGYTEADPPQGWDTWEDWLTDLNVPKDEWNDGASISDPNGVLPKISFLKVPEPRTVKNRLHLDLQVAGGRAVPQHLREQRIRATAATLIAAGATLFQEVPKENSTTLDHLWLKDPEGNDFCVV, encoded by the coding sequence ATGACGACCAACTGGACGCTCACCATCGACTGCGCGGATCCGGCCCTCGTCGCACGCTTCTGGTGTACGGCGCTCGGCTACACGGAGGCGGATCCGCCGCAGGGCTGGGACACCTGGGAGGACTGGCTCACCGACCTGAACGTCCCCAAGGACGAGTGGAACGACGGCGCCTCGATCTCCGACCCGAACGGCGTCCTCCCGAAGATCTCGTTCCTCAAGGTCCCCGAGCCCCGCACGGTCAAGAACCGCCTGCACCTGGACCTCCAGGTAGCAGGCGGCCGCGCCGTACCCCAGCACCTCCGCGAACAACGCATCCGCGCCACCGCCGCCACCCTGATCGCCGCCGGCGCCACCCTGTTCCAAGAGGTCCCCAAGGAAAACTCCACCACCCTCGACCACCTCTGGCTGAAAGACCCCGAAGGCAACGACTTCTGCGTCGTCTAG
- a CDS encoding GntR family transcriptional regulator: MAGGDPAQAPDALILGDETAEIARVVVEAAPGVEKIPAAERVYAYVKAAILDRTYPGGELLTEGELATAVGVSRTPVREALLRLEESGLVKLYPKRGALVLPVLPQEIDDVLEARELIETHAAAKVWPRRKRLIEALTERVDEMRAHRKAGDAKSFLEADRAFHEAIVDAAGNQILAKLYNSLRDRQVRMGVPGIEVQPVRMDKSITAHQEMIDALGGNSVKRFRELVIAHIAEAASDLRGTR; encoded by the coding sequence GTGGCAGGCGGGGACCCGGCGCAGGCGCCGGATGCGTTGATATTGGGTGACGAGACCGCGGAGATCGCTCGCGTGGTCGTCGAGGCGGCGCCGGGGGTGGAGAAGATCCCCGCGGCCGAGCGCGTGTATGCGTATGTGAAGGCCGCGATCCTGGACCGGACCTATCCCGGCGGCGAGCTGCTCACCGAGGGTGAGCTGGCCACCGCCGTCGGCGTTTCCCGTACGCCGGTGCGCGAGGCCCTGCTCCGCCTCGAGGAGTCCGGCCTCGTCAAGCTGTACCCGAAGCGCGGCGCGCTCGTCCTCCCGGTGCTCCCGCAGGAGATCGACGACGTCCTCGAGGCCCGCGAGCTGATCGAGACGCACGCCGCTGCCAAGGTCTGGCCGCGGCGCAAGCGGCTGATCGAGGCGCTGACCGAGCGCGTCGACGAGATGCGCGCGCACCGCAAGGCCGGTGACGCGAAGAGCTTCCTGGAGGCCGACCGGGCCTTCCACGAGGCCATCGTCGATGCCGCCGGCAACCAAATCCTCGCGAAGCTCTACAACAGCCTGCGGGACCGTCAGGTCCGGATGGGCGTGCCCGGGATCGAGGTCCAGCCGGTCCGGATGGACAAGTCGATCACCGCGCACCAGGAGATGATCGACGCGCTCGGCGGCAACAGCGTCAAGCGCTTCCGTGAGCTCGTCATCGCCCACATCGCCGAAGCCGCCAGTGATCTGCGGGGCACTCGGTGA
- a CDS encoding ATP-binding cassette domain-containing protein: protein MTTTNQVAIEATGLVKKYGSTIALAGVDLSVPTGTVLGVLGPNGAGKTTAVRILGTLLRPDSGHATVGGYDVVREAAKVRSIIGLTGQYASVDEDMSGRRNLIMIGRLLGYSRPQARAKADGLLERFELVDAGDRIAKTYSGGMRRRLDLASSLVGNPSILYLDEPTTGLDPHARNGVWETIRNLVLDGTTVLLTTQYLEEADALADSIVVFDKGAVVANGRPAELKAQAGKQSLDVRPAEPAHLERVAAIVAESTGTRPSVDVVNTLVSVPVSDGSSMPVVVRRLDEAGIAVTELSLRLPSLDEVFLALTGHTAEEKKADAVLEGASR, encoded by the coding sequence ATGACCACAACGAACCAGGTCGCCATCGAGGCGACCGGTCTGGTCAAGAAATATGGCAGTACGATCGCGCTGGCCGGCGTCGACCTGAGCGTGCCGACCGGCACGGTCCTCGGAGTCCTCGGCCCGAACGGCGCCGGCAAGACGACCGCGGTCCGCATCCTCGGCACGCTGCTCCGGCCGGACAGCGGCCACGCCACAGTCGGCGGCTACGACGTCGTCCGCGAGGCCGCCAAGGTCCGGAGCATCATCGGGCTGACCGGGCAGTACGCGAGTGTCGACGAGGACATGTCCGGCCGCCGCAACCTGATCATGATCGGCCGCCTGCTCGGCTATTCACGGCCGCAGGCCCGCGCCAAGGCGGACGGGCTGCTGGAGCGGTTCGAGCTCGTAGACGCCGGTGACCGGATCGCGAAGACGTACTCCGGCGGTATGCGCCGCCGGCTCGACCTGGCCTCGAGCCTGGTCGGCAACCCGAGCATCCTGTACCTCGACGAGCCCACGACCGGTCTCGACCCGCATGCCCGCAACGGCGTCTGGGAGACGATCCGCAACCTGGTGCTCGACGGGACCACGGTGCTGCTCACCACGCAGTACCTGGAAGAGGCCGATGCACTGGCCGACTCGATCGTGGTGTTCGACAAGGGCGCCGTGGTCGCGAACGGGCGGCCCGCCGAGCTGAAGGCGCAGGCGGGCAAGCAGTCGCTGGACGTCCGCCCGGCGGAGCCGGCCCACCTCGAGCGGGTCGCCGCGATCGTCGCCGAGTCGACCGGGACACGTCCGAGCGTCGACGTGGTGAACACCCTCGTCAGCGTTCCGGTGAGCGACGGTTCGTCGATGCCGGTCGTCGTACGGCGGCTGGACGAGGCAGGGATCGCGGTGACCGAGCTGTCGCTGCGGCTGCCCAGCCTGGACGAGGTGTTCCTGGCGCTGACCGGGCACACCGCCGAAGAGAAGAAGGCCGACGCCGTACTGGAAGGAGCGAGCCGATGA
- a CDS encoding ABC transporter permease, which produces MSTATLEPAAHLGYRSRPFAWVQQSLTLAWRNIVRIRQNPEALADVTFQPIIFLALFLFVFGGAIAGGGGWRSYLPTLLPGLLVQTVVFATMGTGVGLNDDFAKGVFDRFRSLPIARVSPLIGAVLGDAVRYSLSIVILMTSGFVLGFRFDNGVGNGLLGMVIVLLFALSMCWIWVWLGLVMKTAQGVQGVAFLVMFPLTFGSNIFVPASTLPGFLQAFTKVSPITYLVDTERALMGGGALQKPLLITLAWMVGLVAVFAPLAIRAYRRRT; this is translated from the coding sequence ATGAGCACCGCAACTCTCGAACCAGCTGCCCACCTGGGGTACCGGTCACGGCCGTTCGCCTGGGTACAGCAGAGCCTGACGCTCGCCTGGCGGAACATCGTCCGGATCCGGCAGAACCCGGAAGCCCTGGCGGACGTGACGTTCCAGCCGATCATCTTCCTGGCGCTGTTCCTGTTCGTCTTCGGCGGCGCGATCGCCGGGGGCGGGGGCTGGCGCAGCTACCTGCCGACGCTGCTGCCGGGCCTGCTCGTGCAGACCGTGGTATTCGCGACGATGGGCACCGGGGTCGGCCTGAACGACGACTTCGCCAAGGGCGTCTTCGACCGGTTCCGCAGTCTGCCGATCGCCCGGGTCTCGCCGCTGATCGGTGCGGTCCTCGGGGACGCGGTCCGCTACTCGCTGTCGATCGTGATCCTGATGACGAGCGGGTTCGTGCTCGGTTTCCGCTTCGACAACGGGGTCGGCAACGGCCTCCTGGGCATGGTGATCGTGCTGCTGTTCGCGCTGTCGATGTGCTGGATCTGGGTCTGGCTCGGCCTGGTCATGAAGACCGCCCAAGGCGTGCAGGGCGTCGCGTTCCTGGTGATGTTCCCGCTGACCTTCGGAAGCAACATCTTCGTGCCGGCCAGCACGCTGCCGGGCTTCCTGCAGGCCTTCACCAAGGTCAGTCCGATCACGTACCTGGTCGACACCGAGCGCGCCTTGATGGGCGGCGGTGCGCTCCAGAAGCCGCTCCTGATCACGCTGGCCTGGATGGTCGGTCTGGTCGCGGTCTTCGCGCCCTTGGCGATCCGCGCCTACCGCCGCCGTACCTGA
- a CDS encoding AfsR/SARP family transcriptional regulator produces the protein MLGPLAMWAADGTPLDIRGVRLRGLLARLALSAGRPVSVETLVDGLWGSEAPSANALQSLVSRLRASLPATESSISVQSGPAGYTLSIGPDCVDALQFEGLVRRGRALLTSDPEQAHTLLTQAEKLWRGDALTDLRDLPFATVETDRLAELRLAAAEDQAEAAVSCGHARDLITDLEQLAVTHPLRERVHELLIRSLYADGRQAEALAAYERIRTTLADELGADPGTRLRDLHVSVLRGDAVDPTAKTAAAPAPAAPRSNLRAPLTSFVGRREDVAELTRLLSNGTRLVTMVGPGGAGKTRLATETGRTLVGQSGDGIWFVELAPLGDSADVAPTVLSTLGASEYVDLPSTPFGAPKHVPTSRAATLRLVEVIGDRRILLVLDNCEHLVQEVAGMVDSLLASCPRLRVLTTSREPLSIPGEHLHPVGPLGLPPEDSTTDEYPAMQLFVDRARAVRPDFQLTDANREAVAEICRRLDGMPLAIELAAARLRALNPPQIVDRLADRFRLLTSGSRTALPRHQTLRAVVEWSWDLLDPDEQAVARRLSLFSGGATLDAAEQICSDESIPPESVLGVLASLVDKSLVEAAADERSVRYRMLETVRAYGAEQLKASGEYDRFRHAHTIYFSRMLRRARPKLRTGEQIEWIARLTADNENLIDALRTAIDVGSARVAVQMVAVLGEYWTMSGRPAEAVSWMQAALAVPGKSVPLDKAEALYLLALGRISSEADPAKSFQQMIRGLATVRWMTRRHRILVDSGIGLFTNAVWAAIRRDKAACFAELEAAARHPDPWIRNMGLMTTAMFRENEGEIDEMAATLTIALDGFRELGDRFGSSMALRGLAGYQANNAEHAKALESLLEALRLVEELGTTDGVAQLLGGCAMSRIELGDHDGARADLERAMRLSEETGSQGGQAMAYMGLARLAHRTGNFEEAKELAERAYSMLDLAAEHVAPHGQAAILSQLSRMYASTGEVEEAQRRGREAVGLALSTEDMPVAAAVVEASTDALVLAAGTRTADLSAAARTLGLAAAIKGTRAIPDADVQRLIDGLRDALGNEPYETAYGEGAALTRADAVAELRKRYSSD, from the coding sequence GTGCTTGGGCCTCTCGCGATGTGGGCGGCCGATGGGACTCCGCTCGACATCCGCGGCGTCCGCCTGCGCGGACTGCTCGCGCGCCTCGCGTTGAGCGCTGGTCGACCTGTCAGCGTCGAGACCTTGGTCGACGGGCTCTGGGGCAGTGAGGCCCCGAGTGCGAACGCTCTGCAGTCGCTCGTGTCCCGCCTGCGGGCAAGCCTGCCGGCCACCGAGTCGAGCATCTCCGTCCAGTCCGGTCCGGCGGGCTACACGCTGTCGATCGGCCCGGACTGCGTCGATGCCCTCCAGTTCGAAGGGCTGGTACGTCGGGGGCGTGCGCTCCTCACGTCCGACCCGGAGCAGGCGCACACCCTCCTGACGCAGGCCGAGAAACTGTGGCGCGGCGATGCCCTCACGGACCTGCGCGATCTCCCGTTCGCCACGGTCGAGACGGACCGGCTGGCCGAGCTACGCCTCGCCGCCGCGGAGGACCAGGCCGAGGCCGCTGTCAGCTGCGGTCACGCCCGCGACCTGATCACCGACCTCGAACAGCTCGCCGTCACCCACCCGCTCCGCGAGCGCGTACACGAGCTCCTCATCCGCTCCCTGTACGCCGACGGTCGCCAGGCGGAAGCGTTGGCGGCGTACGAACGTATCCGGACCACACTGGCCGACGAGCTGGGAGCCGACCCTGGCACCCGTCTGCGCGACCTGCATGTCTCGGTACTGCGTGGCGACGCAGTAGATCCGACTGCGAAGACAGCTGCTGCGCCAGCACCGGCAGCGCCCCGCAGCAACCTGCGCGCGCCGTTGACCAGCTTCGTCGGCCGCCGCGAGGACGTGGCGGAGCTGACGCGTCTGCTGAGCAACGGGACGCGTCTGGTGACCATGGTTGGACCAGGTGGCGCCGGCAAGACCAGACTGGCCACTGAGACCGGTAGGACGCTCGTAGGCCAGTCCGGCGACGGCATCTGGTTCGTAGAGCTCGCACCACTCGGCGACTCGGCCGACGTGGCGCCTACGGTCCTGTCTACTCTCGGCGCCAGCGAGTACGTCGACCTGCCGTCAACACCCTTCGGCGCGCCGAAGCACGTTCCGACGAGCCGGGCCGCGACCCTGCGACTTGTCGAGGTCATCGGCGACCGCCGGATCCTGCTCGTCCTCGACAACTGCGAACACCTCGTCCAAGAGGTCGCCGGCATGGTCGACTCGCTACTGGCCTCCTGCCCGCGACTCCGCGTACTGACCACGAGCCGCGAGCCGCTGAGCATCCCCGGTGAGCATCTGCATCCGGTCGGCCCACTCGGCCTGCCCCCAGAGGATTCGACCACCGACGAGTACCCGGCGATGCAGCTGTTCGTCGACCGCGCCCGCGCCGTACGTCCTGACTTCCAGCTGACCGACGCCAACCGGGAGGCGGTCGCCGAGATCTGCAGGCGGCTCGACGGGATGCCCCTGGCGATAGAGCTGGCAGCAGCTCGACTGCGGGCGCTCAACCCGCCGCAGATCGTGGACCGGCTCGCGGACCGCTTCCGGCTGCTCACCAGCGGTTCCCGGACCGCACTGCCGCGCCACCAGACACTTCGGGCAGTGGTGGAGTGGAGCTGGGACCTGTTGGACCCGGACGAGCAGGCGGTCGCCCGACGACTGTCACTGTTCTCCGGCGGAGCAACGCTCGACGCGGCCGAGCAGATCTGCAGCGACGAGAGCATCCCGCCCGAGTCGGTGCTCGGCGTACTCGCATCCCTTGTGGACAAGTCACTCGTCGAGGCCGCGGCCGACGAACGGTCCGTGCGCTACCGGATGCTGGAGACGGTCCGTGCGTACGGCGCGGAGCAGCTGAAGGCCTCGGGTGAGTACGACCGGTTCCGGCACGCGCACACCATATACTTCAGCCGCATGCTGCGCAGGGCGCGGCCGAAGCTGCGGACCGGCGAGCAGATCGAGTGGATCGCCCGGCTGACGGCCGACAACGAGAACCTGATCGACGCTCTCCGGACGGCGATCGACGTCGGGTCGGCGCGGGTCGCCGTCCAGATGGTCGCCGTACTGGGTGAGTACTGGACGATGAGCGGCCGCCCGGCCGAAGCGGTGAGCTGGATGCAGGCCGCCCTCGCCGTACCTGGTAAGAGCGTCCCGCTGGACAAGGCCGAGGCGCTGTACCTGCTCGCGCTCGGCCGGATATCGTCCGAGGCGGACCCGGCCAAGTCGTTCCAGCAGATGATCCGTGGACTCGCCACGGTCCGCTGGATGACCCGGCGGCACCGGATCCTCGTCGACTCCGGGATCGGCCTGTTCACCAACGCTGTGTGGGCGGCGATCCGCCGGGACAAGGCGGCCTGCTTCGCCGAGCTCGAGGCCGCCGCCCGGCACCCGGATCCCTGGATCCGGAACATGGGCCTGATGACGACCGCGATGTTCCGTGAGAACGAAGGGGAGATCGACGAGATGGCGGCCACCCTGACCATCGCGCTCGACGGTTTCCGCGAGCTCGGCGACCGCTTCGGTTCGTCGATGGCGTTGCGCGGACTCGCCGGCTACCAGGCGAACAACGCGGAGCACGCCAAGGCCCTGGAGTCACTGCTCGAGGCGCTCCGGCTGGTCGAGGAGCTCGGTACGACGGACGGCGTCGCGCAACTGCTCGGCGGCTGCGCGATGAGCCGGATCGAGCTGGGTGACCACGACGGTGCCCGAGCCGACCTGGAGCGCGCCATGCGGCTGTCCGAGGAGACCGGATCCCAGGGCGGCCAGGCGATGGCGTACATGGGACTGGCGCGGCTGGCGCACCGCACCGGCAACTTCGAGGAGGCGAAGGAGCTCGCGGAGCGCGCCTACTCGATGCTCGATCTCGCGGCGGAGCACGTGGCGCCGCACGGACAGGCGGCGATCCTCTCGCAGCTGAGCCGGATGTATGCGTCCACCGGCGAGGTCGAGGAAGCGCAGCGGCGCGGCCGGGAGGCGGTCGGGCTGGCGCTCAGCACCGAGGACATGCCGGTCGCGGCAGCCGTCGTCGAGGCGTCGACCGACGCGCTGGTGCTGGCCGCCGGGACTCGCACCGCTGACCTGTCGGCGGCCGCTCGCACACTCGGCCTCGCGGCCGCGATCAAAGGCACGCGGGCGATCCCGGACGCCGACGTACAGCGGCTCATCGACGGGCTGCGCGATGCCCTGGGCAACGAACCGTACGAGACGGCGTACGGCGAAGGCGCTGCTCTGACCCGCGCCGACGCGGTCGCCGAACTCCGCAAGCGCTACAGCAGCGACTAG
- a CDS encoding serine hydrolase domain-containing protein produces the protein MTEIAAQTQVALSRIVAERQAKGRVPGVVGAVARAGSLAWSTGVGSADLESPGVPPTADSQFLIASQSKTLTAVAIMALRDEGKLSLDDPIEKLIGDSKHEGITVRQMLSHASGMQREPVGDVWDLMKFPSREELVPGWNAAERIGKPHHRFHYSNLVFSLLGEIVARIDGRSWYDAVKARILDPLEMRRTTVGMDGGPAQTGYYVPPWTDVPVREPLLDIGAMDACGGLASTAEDLAKWAMFVANPVDEVLSKDTLDEMCQVQIMADVDRWQLAFGLGFMLLRRGDRLFVGHDGGMPGHITSTFVDRASGTAGIALFGATSSPAPSALATDLIIKVLEDDPLPPEVWVPGAEVPAELAGVLGTWFTEGSPFVFSVKNGVLEAKSPAAAEHQSPAVFERLSEDTYRTVSGRETGELLRIGRAPSGTPTQLHWATYLCTREPLSFGEINPG, from the coding sequence GTGACAGAAATCGCCGCGCAGACACAGGTCGCGCTCTCCCGAATCGTCGCCGAACGTCAAGCCAAGGGACGGGTTCCCGGGGTGGTGGGCGCCGTCGCCCGCGCCGGGTCGCTCGCCTGGTCGACCGGGGTCGGGTCCGCCGACCTGGAGAGTCCCGGCGTACCGCCGACCGCGGACTCCCAGTTCCTGATCGCGTCGCAGAGCAAGACACTGACCGCGGTCGCGATCATGGCGTTGCGCGACGAGGGCAAGCTCAGCCTCGACGACCCGATCGAGAAGCTGATCGGTGACAGCAAGCACGAGGGCATCACCGTCCGGCAGATGCTCAGTCACGCCAGCGGTATGCAGCGCGAGCCGGTCGGCGACGTCTGGGACCTGATGAAGTTCCCGTCCCGCGAGGAACTCGTGCCGGGCTGGAACGCCGCGGAGCGGATCGGCAAACCGCACCACCGCTTCCACTACTCGAACCTGGTGTTCTCGCTGCTCGGCGAGATCGTCGCGCGGATCGACGGCCGGTCCTGGTACGACGCGGTCAAGGCGCGGATCCTGGACCCGCTCGAGATGCGCCGTACGACGGTCGGCATGGACGGCGGGCCGGCACAGACCGGGTACTACGTGCCGCCGTGGACCGACGTACCGGTGCGGGAGCCGCTGCTCGACATCGGCGCGATGGACGCCTGCGGCGGGCTCGCGTCGACCGCTGAGGACCTGGCGAAGTGGGCGATGTTCGTTGCGAACCCGGTCGACGAGGTGCTGTCGAAGGACACGCTGGACGAGATGTGCCAGGTACAGATCATGGCCGACGTGGACCGCTGGCAGCTCGCGTTCGGGCTCGGGTTCATGCTGCTGCGCCGCGGCGACCGGCTGTTCGTCGGCCACGACGGCGGCATGCCCGGCCACATCACGTCGACCTTCGTCGACCGCGCATCCGGTACGGCGGGGATCGCGCTGTTCGGCGCCACGTCGTCGCCCGCCCCCAGCGCGCTGGCCACCGACCTGATCATCAAGGTCCTCGAGGACGACCCGCTCCCGCCGGAGGTCTGGGTTCCGGGCGCCGAGGTCCCCGCCGAACTCGCCGGCGTCCTCGGCACCTGGTTCACCGAAGGCTCGCCGTTCGTCTTCTCGGTGAAGAACGGCGTCCTCGAGGCCAAGTCCCCGGCCGCCGCCGAACACCAGTCCCCCGCGGTCTTCGAACGCCTCTCCGAAGACACCTACCGCACCGTCTCCGGCCGCGAGACCGGCGAACTGCTCCGCATCGGCCGAGCCCCCTCCGGCACCCCGACACAGTTGCACTGGGCAACCTACCTCTGCACCCGAGAACCCTTGTCCTTCGGCGAGATCAACCCGGGCTAG